The Brassica oleracea var. oleracea cultivar TO1000 chromosome C7, BOL, whole genome shotgun sequence sequence TCCTAATAACTATACACAGGTTCCAGTCAATTAAGAAAGGATTATCAAAACGCGATGTGAACAAAAGATCCATCCCTTCTCGTACTTTGGTCAGAAAAACAGCAAGAATCGATTTTTTATGATCATTAGCAGGCAAAATGCAAAAGCTGAAATTTAAAACAGTGCATCATTCGTAAGAAGAAGAAAAGACCATTGGGAACATTCTGTTATCAAAAGTATCTATGGTGAGATCTAAGTCTTCTTTCACATTTTGTTTATGGGCTAACCTAGAGATTCCAGCAAGAAAAAAGAAAAAAAAAAAACATTTTCTCAGACATAAGCCTATGTCAAGTACAGCAAATCGAAAATGTGGTTGAAGAATCGAACTCAGAGCACATGCACAATACAGCAGAGGCTAAGATTATGTAGCAGACACGACAATGTCTTGCAGTAACAAGCATTTTTGTAATGCGAATGAAATACAAGTTGAGATATTTTCACTTACAAAAGGAACCTTTGAAGCTTTGTCGTTCACAACAGCGAGTAAACCGAGAGTGGCAAAGAACCCTAGACCGCCACACAACCATCCCAACGCTTCGTACTGTTTAATTCATATCTAAAATTATTCACTAATACAATCGATTTACGCCGGAAAAACGTTAAACGAAGACCCTAAACCAACCTTCCCGACGGTGTCAGCAATTCGATCTATGCAAGGCTCTGGGAACGCAGTCCCGTTGTCCCACATCAGCTCGTCGTTAACCGAAAGCTGATACGCAAATCAAAGGGGAAAGTGTCTTAAAAATCGAAACACAAATTCGAAATTGGAGAGATTTGACTCACAGGCTTATCGGGGACGATGTGTTTGCCGACGGGGAGACCCATGCCCGCGCGTTGGCGGAGAGATGAGGCGTTGGATCGTGCAACGACGCCGTTTCCACCCATTATCCGTGAGGCCACACCGCTCAATCTTCCTGCCATTTTCGTTATTCCGATGCTTTTCTTTTTCGTTTCAGAGAGATCCCAAATCAATCGATTTTAGATACTGATCAAAAACTCTAAACGTCGTCGTGAAAGTCAACCTTCTGTTCAAAACTCTAAACGGCGTCGTAAGGGTCAACCTTCTGATCAAAAACCCTAAACGGCGTCGTAAGAGTCAACATTTCAGCCAAACCAGAGGTTTTGAAATATGATAATTTCTTGCAGAACTTTGGAACAATCAAATCAAGTCTGGTATCTTGCATTAATATTCAAAGCGAATGGATGCTATCACACATTTTACGACGAGTAGCTTGTTTTTAACCATATTGTTTCGCAATTACATATACCTGGAAGCTTTTAATTGCATCTCCTCTATGTTTACATGAGCTTTGCTTTGATGGTTATCACCTATCACACTCGTATGGGAATCTGCAAAGGGAAATATCTAACTATCAGTGGAACTCAAACTTCTGATTCTTCCAGGTGTGTGAAGAGCTTTGCCATTGTACATCTTTACTTCTCAGCGTTCGACTTCCAGTTCCACTATGGAGTATGCAACAAATAATCTTTAATCTACTAAGCACTTCGTCGAGAGAGGCTTCGTATAACCATAATCCCTAACTGTAGTTTTAAACGATGTTCGTGAAGGTGCTTTGTTCTGTAATTGATTATCAGTTTTAAGTGGATGTGATACATAACATACCAATCAAGTAATTTGATGGAATCAGTCAGTTGATTAGGTTTCAAATCAGCTAAGGGGAAAACTCAAAGATTGTGAAAAAACTGAAATCAAATCACCAGATACCATTGCAAACACCAAAGCATGTCTCACACAACACAACTGTCTCAAACTTAAACAAGAAAACTAGTAGTCAAACAAAGGTTCTTCCAAAATAAAACGATAGATAACGTAGTAGAGAGAGCATCATGATTACTGGCTGCTGGTATTGTTGGGACGAGGTGCAATGACAATCTTGAGAACACCAAACTCTGCGTCGTACCCTACCCTTTGAGTCAAAATCGAAGGCGGCGGAGGGTCAGAGGAGGAAGAGCGACTGTTGACGCATCCCACGTAAACACGGCCACCACCTTCATCATGCTCGTACACGTTCTTCACCTCGGCGTAGAACTTAACCTGATGCTCGTTAGCAAGAACTTCAACATCATCGCCACGAACACCAGGTATATCGACTGCGAAGTAGAGACCATCACCGGGTAATGGAACTCCAACGAAAGCTCCCTTACGCCCTTTCACCACAAACGGATGATCCTCCAAGTGTCTCCCAGACTTACCTGTCAGAACGATTCAACATAAACAAAAACAGAGCATTTATAACAATGGTTCAAAAAAAATACATATAGGGTGAGTTTTGAGAGAGTGAATGGGTTCGATCGGTTCGAACCTGTGTTAGGAGGCAGAAAGTGAGAACACTTGTTGTCATGGTCCTTCACCTTGACCCTTGAGACGATCATCCTCAAGACTCCATCTTTCATCTTGGCATCCACGCCGGTGATCTCGCAGCAGTCACACCCTAGGCCGGCGGATCCGGAGTACTCACGATCGCCCTCCCTTCTGTTGCCGACGGGAGTTTCGCCGGAGAAAAACACAAGCTTTTTCCTCACGCCGTCGACTCTGTGCCGGACTCCGTCGTCTGGAACGCCGGGCAAGTCGACGCGCACGTAGAGGCTGTCGTTCTCCAGAACCTTGACGTGGATGAAACCCTTAGGACCAGCTTTCTGGAACTGGTTGTTGGTCGCGTAAATACCCTCTGCGTACAAAAAGGAAAGCGTTGATACTTGAGAGCAAAGAGAAACAAAGAAGAAGCTAGCATGGAAAAGACTAAAGAGCGAGCTAACTCAGCTAAAGAAGTAAACTTTACTATCATGGAGACTAAAAGAAACAACAAAAAAAGAGTAAAATCTTTGCGGCAAGTTCATGAATGTTAACAACTGTATAAAAGGAACAAGTTACAGTGAGAAAATAGAGGAGGAAGAAGGAGACCTCTGGTGTAAGGAATTCCCGTCAAGTCGAGGCATTCTCTCATCGCCATCTCTCTCTTCTCTCTTCTCTCTTCTCTCTTCTCTCTCTCTTGGTGGCGTAAAAAATGGTATGAGAAAATAGAAACGAAGCAGCTAGAGGTAATTAATAACCCCTAGGGTAAAACTTCTAATTCACGCTACCCTTTGAAACCAATCAAATTGACACATATATTATTAATTAAAAAATATTTAATTAAATAAAAAATATCTACAAAAATAAAAACGCTAATTTTAACGACGTTAACGCTTTTAACTAAACCTTAAACCCTAAATCTTAAATTCTAAACCATATACCCTAAATTCTAAATCCAAATCCAAACCCCTATACCCTAAAGTATAATCCTAGACCCTAAACCCAAATTATATATCCTAAACCCAAATTATATATCCTAAACCCAAAAACTAGACTATAAACTTAAATTCTATATCCTAAACACAAATTCTAAACTCTAAATCCAAACCGCAAACCTTAAACCTAAACTATAAATCCAAACCATATACTCTAAATTGTAAATCCAAACTCTAGACACTAAACTCAAATCCTATACCGTAAACCCAAATCTTAAACCTTAAACCCAAACCGTAAACCCAAACTCTAGACCGTAAACTTAAATCGTAAATTTAGATTTAGACCGTGGTTTGGATTTAGAATCTAAGAGTTTAGTTTAGAATTTATTTCATAATGATATATTGGGAATTGAGGATGAGATATTCGTAGGATTATCAAAGATCACGTTATCTTCTTCATATGTGAATTGAGAATTGATGTGAAGCTGAAAACCTAAAAGATGAGTCAAAGATCACGTTTTCTTCTTGTTAAAAGGCGACGTCTTTTTTTTCTCATCTGTTTTTCTTTTTGATAACTTTTTTTTTTAATTAATTTTACGTGATATTTTAATTGGTGTAAAAAGGTGCGGTGAATTAAAGAATTCACCATAGGAGTTTTCCTATGAAAAAATAGAAACGAAGCAGCTAGAGGTAATTAATAACTTCGAGCGTCTGTGACGTGGCACGACAGCTGGCTTCCTTTCACCACGGGTAAAAAATACTCGTTCTTGTCTCAGGAAAGGTTAAAATCCAAAATTTTGAGTCTTTGACCGGTCATATTTACCCTCACAGTTAAAAAACATTGCCTTTCCATTTTTAATTCTTACCGTGATAAGAATACTAGAGTACGATGAGCTGTACATCTATTACTTGCCTATACCTCTCCTTCAATATGCTTTTTGAATGCGACAAAATAGGGAAATTAGGGCAACCTCGTCTCTCGCTTTATTTCAAACTTTTTTTTGCAGAGAAGATGATTTAAATGCATGCAATAAGTCGCTGACGTCACTTATTCTCTTCCGTTAGCTGTCAAACCTTTTTTTTTTTTTACTCTCTCCTTATCTACTTTTTCAGTACATACGACAAGCAAAAGTTTAACAATACAATGCAACGTCGCCTTTCCTTGTTTTTGAATTAACCGTTTTTAGATGTTTATCCCAGAAGATGTTTCCAAGCTTATTTTTCATGGTTTCCCACGTAGTATTATATAAAATTTTCGTTTGTTTTTTCACAACAATATAAAGTTTGTTACTTTGATAAAAAACATCCGTTAAAAGATCACGAAAATAGATTCAAAGAAACTTTTTGACGACATTCATGAGATGATTATACGTAGAAGGAAATCAAAAGCACACTTAACCATTAAACATCAAGATAAGAACAAACCAGACTCAACAAAAGTTCACCTTTATTAGAAACTAGAAATTAAGAAAAGACCAGACAAACCCTAGACCAGTAGACACGCAAGAGAAACGACGATAGCGACCACCATAGACACGGATAAAAAGACAAAAGACGTACGTACGGACGGACTCTCATCGATCAAACTACGTCGTCTCTTGTGATCTTGCAGTTGAGCATCTTCTCGACGACGGTCAGCTTGATGTTCACCCCGGGGACCTTAGGGACGGTGATCCAGAGCACACCATCGCGGAGCTTTGCCTTCGCTCCGCTGACGTCGTACGCCATCTTAGATAGATATGGTTAATGACCGGTTTAATGTTGGTTTATTAGTTATTTGGTTTACTTGTAAATACCGGTTATGTATATATAACCATGTAACGAATCTTGTACAGTTAAGTTTAATGTGAATAACAAACTATATTCTTGATTCTCTCTCTCGTTCCCAGCTCATCTTCTTCATCTTCATCATCTCGAATCTGATCTGTATGAAACCTTAATATGGTATCAGAGCAATCTATCTGAGCTTCCGCATACTCGATTCGCATCATGAGTCTTCCTTTGATGTCGATTTCGCGATTCGTGATTGTGATGATTTTCGCCATTGTTGAGCTGTTTCGGGGAGTTCTGAGTTGTTTTCTCATTCTTTCTCTTTTCGTTTCTCTTTGATTGACCTCTTGCGAACGATTTCTCTTCTTTTTCATCGTTTCGTATTGTTTCTTGTGGTGAGTGAATCTTGCTTCTTCTCGATGGTAGATCCGGTTCTTCCATCCGATGGATCTCGTTTTCAGACTGATTTGTATGAGAATCCTTACTACTTGCATCATACGGATCATCCAGGCCTCGTTCTTGTTTCTGATCGATTGACTACAGCTGCGGAATTTCACTCTTGGCGTCGTTCTATGCGTATGGCCTTGAATGTTCGTAACAAATTGGGCTTTGTTGATGGTACGATTCTTCGTCCTTCACCTGATCATCGTGACTATGGTGTGTGGTCTAGGTGCAATGATATTGTTGCGACGTGGTTGATGAACTCGGTTTCCAAGAAGATTGGACAGAGTCTATTGTTCATTTCCACAGCAGAGGGTATTTGGAATAATCTAGTCTTGCGTTTTAAGCAGGATGATGCTCCTCGTGTGTATGATTTAGAGCAACGGTTGAGCAAGATTGAACAAGGAGCCCTGGATGTGTCTACATACTATACGGAGTTGGTCACTTTGTGGGAAGAGCATAAGAACTATGTGGAGTTGCCAATCTGTACGTGTGGTCGATGTGAGTGTGATGCTGCTAACCTTTGGGAGAAGTTGCAACA is a genomic window containing:
- the LOC106303715 gene encoding NADH dehydrogenase [ubiquinone] 1 beta subcomplex subunit 8, mitochondrial-like produces the protein MAGRLSGVASRIMGGNGVVARSNASSLRQRAGMGLPVGKHIVPDKPLSVNDELMWDNGTAFPEPCIDRIADTVGKYEALGWLCGGLGFFATLGLLAVVNDKASKVPFAPRVYPYDNLRVELGGEP
- the LOC106304575 gene encoding uncharacterized protein LOC106304575 encodes the protein MAMRECLDLTGIPYTREGIYATNNQFQKAGPKGFIHVKVLENDSLYVRVDLPGVPDDGVRHRVDGVRKKLVFFSGETPVGNRREGDREYSGSAGLGCDCCEITGVDAKMKDGVLRMIVSRVKVKDHDNKCSHFLPPNTGKSGRHLEDHPFVVKGRKGAFVGVPLPGDGLYFAVDIPGVRGDDVEVLANEHQVKFYAEVKNVYEHDEGGGRVYVGCVNSRSSSSDPPPPSILTQRVGYDAEFGVLKIVIAPRPNNTSSQ